From the genome of Tindallia californiensis, one region includes:
- a CDS encoding 4Fe-4S binding protein → MAKARGRVEFDTGRCKGCALCVIACPVKIVELEKDKINSKGYHPAGVKDMEKCIACTNCATICPDLVISVYKQD, encoded by the coding sequence ATGGCAAAAGCTAGAGGTCGCGTTGAGTTTGATACTGGAAGATGCAAAGGATGTGCTCTTTGCGTCATTGCTTGTCCAGTAAAGATAGTGGAATTAGAAAAAGATAAAATTAACAGCAAGGGTTATCATCCGGCAGGTGTGAAAGATATGGAAAAATGCATTGCATGTACTAACTGTGCAACCATATGTCCTGACCTGGTAATAAGCGTATATAAACAAGACTAA
- a CDS encoding nucleotide-binding protein, which translates to MSSQWLNDHRIRIITGNYGTGKTEFSVNYAMKLALKGQKTALVDLDVVNLYFRSREQQQKLEKAGIRVISSSIEGRGADLPAISAEVVSPLQDDSYQVVLDLGGDSMGARVLAMYSEYFQEENTFDMFFVVNANRPDTATKEGVLNHIDAIAKVSKVYPTALVNNTHLLRDTSMEDIERGQKLCREVSAETGLPIRYISVLDHLADQLPPHYEGIVFPIDLTMRESWM; encoded by the coding sequence ATGAGTAGCCAATGGTTAAACGATCATCGTATTAGAATTATCACTGGAAATTACGGTACAGGTAAAACTGAATTTTCAGTGAACTACGCAATGAAACTGGCACTGAAGGGCCAGAAAACAGCTTTAGTAGACTTGGACGTGGTAAACCTTTACTTTCGGAGTCGTGAACAGCAGCAGAAACTTGAAAAAGCTGGCATACGAGTAATCTCCAGTTCTATCGAAGGCAGGGGAGCTGATCTTCCGGCAATATCGGCGGAAGTAGTGTCTCCATTACAAGATGACAGCTATCAGGTTGTACTGGACCTTGGCGGCGATTCGATGGGTGCAAGGGTTTTAGCGATGTATAGTGAATACTTTCAAGAAGAAAATACTTTCGATATGTTCTTTGTAGTCAATGCCAATCGACCAGATACGGCAACGAAAGAAGGCGTATTGAATCATATTGATGCCATTGCAAAGGTGTCGAAGGTTTATCCGACAGCTTTGGTAAATAACACGCATTTGCTCAGAGACACCAGTATGGAAGATATTGAGAGAGGGCAAAAGCTTTGCAGAGAAGTGTCGGCAGAAACCGGTCTGCCGATCCGATATATAAGCGTATTGGATCATTTGGCAGACCAACTGCCACCGCATTATGAAGGAATTGTTTTCCCTATAGATCTGACGATGCGGGAAAGCTGGATGTAA
- a CDS encoding 3-methyl-2-oxobutanoate dehydrogenase subunit VorB: protein MSKVLMKGNEAIAEAAIKAGCKAFFGYPITPQNEIPEYMSREMGKHGGVFVQAESEVAAINMVYGAAGAGVRTMTSSSSPGIALKQEGITYIAGAEIPCVIVDVSRGGPGLGSIQPSQGDYFIATRGGGNGDYRHVALAPASIQEAVDLVMEAFDIADQYRNPVFVLADGMIGQMMEPVEFKTPPKRELPAKDWASTGTKNKRKPNIINSLALDPALLEQHNLKLDGKYQEMIKNEVRVETFNMDKDPEIVLTSYGITSRVAKNAIEILEKEGIRAGLIRPISLWPFPEKAYQEIPASAKAVLSIEMSMGQMIDDVKIALAGKLPTYLYGRPGGMCPEPQAVADKAKEILGGVK, encoded by the coding sequence ATGAGTAAAGTACTGATGAAAGGAAACGAAGCAATCGCAGAAGCAGCAATTAAAGCTGGTTGCAAAGCTTTCTTTGGATACCCGATAACACCCCAGAATGAAATTCCGGAGTATATGTCAAGAGAAATGGGGAAACATGGTGGTGTGTTTGTACAAGCAGAGTCAGAAGTGGCGGCTATTAACATGGTGTATGGAGCGGCAGGAGCAGGCGTCAGAACGATGACATCATCTTCTTCTCCGGGAATTGCCCTCAAGCAAGAAGGGATCACCTATATTGCTGGTGCTGAAATTCCTTGCGTTATTGTAGATGTTAGTCGTGGTGGTCCTGGCTTAGGAAGTATTCAACCTTCCCAGGGAGACTATTTTATTGCTACCAGAGGTGGTGGGAATGGTGACTATCGACATGTTGCGCTAGCGCCAGCCAGCATTCAGGAAGCTGTAGATTTAGTGATGGAGGCTTTTGATATTGCTGATCAGTATCGAAATCCAGTGTTTGTTTTAGCGGACGGTATGATTGGTCAGATGATGGAACCAGTGGAGTTCAAAACTCCTCCTAAGAGGGAACTGCCAGCAAAGGATTGGGCGAGTACCGGTACCAAAAATAAACGAAAACCAAATATTATTAACTCTTTAGCCTTAGACCCTGCGCTTTTAGAACAACATAATCTGAAACTGGATGGTAAATATCAGGAAATGATAAAGAATGAAGTACGGGTAGAGACCTTCAATATGGATAAGGATCCGGAAATCGTATTAACGTCTTACGGCATTACCTCCAGAGTAGCAAAAAATGCCATTGAAATCCTTGAAAAAGAAGGTATACGAGCAGGACTTATTCGTCCTATATCTTTATGGCCTTTTCCTGAAAAAGCATACCAGGAAATACCTGCCAGCGCAAAGGCTGTTCTTTCTATCGAAATGAGCATGGGACAAATGATTGACGATGTGAAAATTGCATTAGCTGGTAAGCTTCCGACGTATCTTTATGGAAGACCTGGCGGTATGTGTCCGGAACCACAGGCAGTAGCTGATAAAGCCAAAGAAATTCTTGGAGGTGTTAAGTAA